The Streptomyces sp. NBC_00435 nucleotide sequence CCGGGCAGCATGCCTTCCGGACCGGGCGAGGTCGCCGTCGTCGGGACCGGCCCGGCCGGGCCGCTGTGGCTGACCGCCGAGACCCGGCGGGTGCTGGCCGACGCCGAGGTGCTGGTCGGGTACACGACGTACCTGGACCGGGTCCCGGCCAGGCCGGGCCAGATCCGGCACGGCTCGGACAACAAGGTCGAGTCGGAGCGCGCCGAGTTCGCCCTCGACCTGGCCCGGCGCGGCCACCGGGTGGCCGTGGTCTCCGGCGGCGACCCCGGGGTCTTCGCCATGGCCACCGCGGTCCTGGAGGTCGCGGCGCAGGACCCGTACCGCGAGGTGCCGGTACGGGTGCTGCCCGGCGTGACGGCGGCCAACGCGGCGGCGGCCGCGGCCGGCGCCCCGCTCGGCCACGACTACGCGACCATCTCGCTCTCGGACCGCCTCAAGCCCTGGGAGGTCATCGCCGAGCGGCTGGCCGCAGCGGCGCGCGCCGACCTGGTCCTCGCCCTGTACAACCCGGGCTCGCGCAGCCGTACCTGGCAGGTGGAGAAGGCCCGCGACCTGCTCCTGGAACTGCGCCCGCCGCAGACCCCGGTGGTCGTCGCCCGCGACGTGGGCGGCCCCGAACAGTCGGTCCGCGTCGTGACGCTGGCCACGCTGGAGCCGGGCGAGGTGGACATGCGGACGCTGCTGCTGATCGGCTCCTCGCAGACGCGGGTCACCGAGCGCGGCGACGGCACCAGGGTGACCTGGACCCCGCGCCGCTACCCGGAGGTCCCGGAGGCCTGACCGGCGCACCGGGCGCGTTCCGTGGCTTCGGCGGTGTCAGTACCGCCGTCCGGGGTCAGCACTGCCAGAGGAACGCGGCCCGGCCGCAGGGCTCGCATGCGTACGCGTAGGCGCTGCCGGCACCGAAGTCGGGAGCGGTGCCCGGGTCCGGACCCTCTTCCAGCTGGGCGGTGAAACCCATCGGGACGCCGCAGCCGGGGCAGTCCGGCGTCTCGTCGGCCTGGAGCCAGTCGGGGGCGCCGCCGAGCTGTCCGAGCACCTCGCCCACCGGGCGCCCGCTCCGTGCGGACCAGGCCGTGGCGGCGGACCGGTACTCCTCCGGCACCTCCGCGCGCTCGACCGTACGGACCGCCCCGAGCTGCCGGACGTCCCCGGCGCCGGCGGCCGGGAGCACGGGCAGCGGCATCGGCGTCAGCGCGGCCGCCGGCGGGAAGAGGTACGCGCGGTTGCCGCCCGCGGTGGCGCTCCAGGCCTCGCACCGGCCCGGACGGTTCGCGCACATGAAGACGGCGAGGACCCCGCGCCCGTCGTCGAGGACGATCTGGGCGATGAACTGGAGCGGCCCGGAACAGGCCGTACAGGTGGGCCACGGCGTTCCGGCCGGTGCCAGCGGAAGGCCGCCGACGCGGGTGACCGGGGCGTCGGGCGCGGCGGAGCCGTTGTGAATCAGCAGCGTGGTGGTGCTCATGCCGAGAAGGGTAGGCGGCTGCTGCGGAGGCGTCCCGTGGGCCGGGTCACCGCACCCGGTCGTCCTGTGCCGGAACCCCGGCCCCGCCCAGCCACCGCACCGCCGCATCGACGGACTCCGCCGCCGCGACCCCCTGCGGTACCGGCGGCCGGCTCACCACCAGGACGGGGATGCCGGCCTCGCGGGCGGCGGTCAGCTTGGGAGCGGTTGCGGAGCCGCCGCTGTCCTTGGTGACCAGGAGGTCGACGCGGTGCCGCGCGAGCAGCTCCCGCTCGTCGTCCAGGGCGAACGGGCCCCGGGCGAGCAGCACTTCGAGTCGAGGCGGCACCGGTCCGTCGGGCGGATCCACCGAACGCACCAGGAACCAGGGCTCGGTGAGGTGCGCGAAACTGTGCAGTCCCATCCGGCCGGTGGTCAGGAATACGCGGGAGCCGAGACCCGGCAGCAGGGCCGCGGCCCCGGCGAGCGAGTCCGCGACGTGCCAGTCGTCCCCGGGGCCCGGGCTCCATCCGGGGCGGCGCAGCGCGAGCAGCGGGACACCCGAAAGTGCGGCCGCCCGGGCCGCGTTGAAGCTCATCCGCTCGGCGAAGGGGTGCGTGGCGTCGACCAGGTGCGTGACCCGGTGGGCGGCGATCCACTCCGCGAGCCCGGCCGGTCCGCCGAAGCCGCCGATCCGGGTCCCGCCCGGCGGGAGCACCGGGGCGGCGACCCGGCCGGCCAGTGAGGTGGTCACTCGGTAGGGCGAGTCCCCGCCGCCGGTCAGCGACTGGGCCAGGCGGCGGGCCTCGGTGGTGCCGCCGAGGATCAGGACGTGGGGCCGGCCGGAGGAGTGCCCGGGACCGGGAGGATCAGCAGGCATGCCGGTCGCGCTCGGCGGAGTACAGGTGGCTGTCGCGGAACTGCTCGGCGCCCAGGGTGCGGCCCACCAGGATGACGGCGGTGCGGACCAGCCCGGCCTCCTTCACCTGTGCGGCGATGTCGGCCAGCGACCCGCGCAGGATCAGCTCGTCGGGGCGGCTGGCCATCGCGACCACCGCCACCGGACACTCGGCCCCGTAGTGCGGCAGCAGTTCGTCCACGACCCGGTCGACGTAGCGGGTGGCCAGGTGCAGCACCAGCAGCGCACCGCTGCGGCCCAGCGTGGCCAGGTCCTCGCCGGGCGGCATCGGCGTGGCCTGCTGGGCGATCCGGGTCAGGATCACGGTCTGGCCCACGGTGGGGACGGTCAGCTCCCGCTTCAGCGCCGCGGCGGCCGCGGCGAAGGCGGGGACGCCGGGGACGACCTCGTAGGGGATGCCGGCCGCGTCGAGCCGCCGCATCTGCTCGGCGACGGCACTGAAGATGGAGGGGTCGCCGGAGTGGAGCCGCGCCACGTCCTGGCCGGCCGCGTGCGCGCGTACGCACTCCTCGACGATCTCGTCGAGGTTCAGCCGAGCGGTGTCGATCAGGCGGGCGCCGGCCGGGCACTCGGCGAGCAGTTCGCGCGGGACCAGGCTGCCCGCGTACAGGCATACGGGCGCCGCGGCCAGCGTCCGGGCGCCGCGCACCGTGATCAGGTCGGCGGCGCCGGGGCCCGCACCGATGAAGTACACGGTCATATCGTCTGATCCACCATTTCGGGGAGTACGGCCGTTGTGGCGGTCGTGGCTGTCGGGGCTGTTTCGGGATGGGGCTTGGTGACCGACCACTGGGTGACGGGCATCGCCTGGCGCCAGCCCGTGAAACCGCCGACCGGTACGGCGTGCGCGACGGCCAGTTTCACCAGTTCGCCGCCGTGGCGGCGGTAGCGGTCGGTGAGCACCGCCTCCGACTCCAGGGTGACGGTGTTGACCACGAGCCGGCCACCGGGGGCCAGCGCCTCCCAGGCCGCGTCGAGCAGGCCCGGGGCGGTCAGGCCACCGCCGATGAACACCGCGTCGGGGGCCGGCAGCCCGGCGAGCGCCCCGGGTGCGGCGCCGGTGACCACGCGCAGGCCGGGGACGCCGAGCGCCGCCGCGTTACGGGTGATCCGCGCTGCCCGCTCGGCCACCCGCTCCACGGTCACGGCGCGGCAGGAGGGGTGCGTACGCATCCACTCGATGCCGATGGAGCCGGAGCCGCCGCCGATGTCCCACAGCAGTTCGCCGGGGGCGGGGGCGAGTGCGCACAGGGTGGCGGCGCGGACGTGGCGCTTGGTGAGCTGGCCGTCGTGCTCGTAGGCGCGGTCGGGCAGGCCGGGGGTCGCGCCGAGGCGGGGTGCGGGGGCGGCGGGGTCGCGGCGGCAGTCGACGGCGACCACGTTGAGGCGATCGCCGGGCGGGTGCTCCCAGCTGTGGGCGAAGCCCTCGTACGCGTCCTCGTGCTCGGAGCCGAGCTGTTCCAGGACCCGCATCCGGCTGGGGCCGAAGCCCCGCTCCCGAAGCAGAGCGGCGATCTCGTTCGGGGTCACCGCTCCGGGGCTCAGCACCAGCACGCGCCGGCCCTCGTACAGCGCGGCCGAGAGCCGGGCCACCGGGCGGCCGACGACGGTGACCACCTCGGTGTCCTCCACCGGCCAGCCGAGGCGGGCGCAGGCGTAGGACACGGAGGAGGGGTGCGGCAGGACGTGCAGGGCGCCCGGCCCGAGCTCCTCGGACAGGGCGCGGCCGATCCCGTAGAACATCGGGTCGCCGCTGGCCAGCACCGCGATGCGGCGGCCGGCGTGCTCCGCCATCAGCTTCGGCACGGCCGGGCGCAGCGGGCTCGGCCAGGCCACCCGGGCCCCGCCGCACGCATCGCGGGGCAGCAGCTCCAGCTGCCGGGGCCCGCCGATCAGCACCTCGGCCCCGGCCAGCGCGGCCCGGGCGGGGGCGGTCAGCCCGTCCCAGCCGTCGGCGCCGAGGCCGACGACCGACACGGGTACGGGGGGCGGTGGCGGTGCGGAGCTCACTGCGCGGATCCTCGGAGTACGGGAAGGGGATGGACCCGCAGCCTACTGCTCCCGGCGGCGCCCCCGGCCGGGACCCCTGGCCGGGACCCCTGGCCCCCCGGCCAGGCCCTCGGGCATCCCGCTGCGGGGGTGGAGACCCCGACCGGCCCTTCCCCTGTTCCCCGGGGGTCCGGGGCGGAGCCCCAGGACGGGTCCGGGCAGCGCCCGGAAGGGGGGAAGGGTGGGTGGGGGACTCCGGCCCGCGCAGCGGTGTGCGGCCGGGGGCGGGGCCCCCGGGGGGGACCCCGGGAGTAGGGTGCGGGGGCCGCGGCCCGACGGGGGCCGCAGGGGCGAGGAGGAGTCGGCATGCCGGGCTGGAAGGCTGCGCACATACCGGACCAGAGCGGCCGCACAGCCGTGATCACCGGAGCGAACAGCGGGATCGGCTACTTCGCGGCCCGCGAACTCGCCCGCCACGGCGCCTCCGTGGTGCTGGCCTGCCGGAGCGCCTCCCGCGGCCGGGCCGTCGAAATCGGGCTGCGCGCCGAAGTCCCCGGTGCCGACGTGCAGTTCATGCCACTGGACCTCGCGGACCTGGGCACCGTAAGGGAGTTCGCACAGGCCTACGCTCGCCGGCACGGCAGCCTCGACCTCCTCGTCAACAACGCCGGCGTGATGGCCCTGCCGTACGGACGGACCGCCGACGGCTTCGAGACGCAGTTCGGGGTCAACCACCTGGGCCACTTCGCCCTCACCGGGCTGCTCCTGCCCCAGCTCCTCGCCGCCGCGCCCGGCGCCCGGGTCGTCAACCTCTCCAGCGGTTTCCACATGTTCGGGGACGTGGACCACGAGGACCTCAACGGCGAGCGGAACTACCGGCGCTGGATCGCCTACGGCCGTTCCAAGACCGCGAACCTCCTCTTCACCCACGAGCTCGCCCGGAGGCTCGCGACCGCCGGATCCGGGATCGTCGCGGCCGCCGCCCACCCCGGCTACGCCTCCACCAACCTGCACGTCGCCGCGGCCCCGCAGGCGGGCACCACCCTCACCTCGCGCATCGCCGTCGCCGCCAACGGCCTCGGCATCCTCATCGGCAACGGTGTCCTCGCCCAGTCCGCCGCCTCCGGCGCGCTGCCCACCCTGTACGCGGCGACCGCGCCCGGGGTCCGGCCGGACGAGTTCATCGGGCCGCGGTTCAGCGTCCGCGGCGCGCCCACCCGTTCCTGGCGGGCGAAATGGACCCTGGACGACAAGTCCGGCGAACGGCTCTGGAGCGCCTCCGAAAAGCTCACCGGAGTCTCGTACACATCCCTATCGCGCTGAATCCCCGGGGGCTAGCTTGCTACTCGCCAGTCACTTCAGGCTGCCGAGTCGCATCCCCTGGGAGAGCCATGCGCAGATCCGCCCTGCCCGTGCCCCTGCTGTTCACGCTGCTCGTAGCCCTCGCCGCCGCGCTCGTCGCGGCCCTCCTCGCCGCCCCGGCTGCGCAGGCCGCCGCCGCCCGCGCCGAGCGGCGTACGCCGGTCGTCCTCGTCCACGGCTACGGGGACACCGCGTCCTCCCTCGACGGCCTGGAGGACTATCTGCACTCCCAGGGCTGGCTCTCCAGTGACCTCGCCGAGTTCGGCTACGACTGGGCCGCCACCAACGACTCCAACGCCGCCCGCTTCGGGGCCTTCCTCAGCGAGCGGTTCGGCAGCCGCCCGGTCGACGTCGTCGCCCACAGCATGGGCTCGCTGCTCACCCGGAAGTACCTGAAGGACGGAGGGAGTTCCCGGGTCCGCGCCTGGGTCTCGCTCGGCGGCCCCAACCACGGGGCGGGGGACGCCGCACCCTGCGGCCCCTTCGCCACCTTCTGCGACATCCACGCCGCCTCGCTCGCCGACATGACCCCCGGCAGCGCCTTCCTGGGCTCCCTCAACGCGGGCGACGAGACCCCGGGCGCCACCCGCTACACCACCTTCAGTTCCACCTGCGACCAGCAGATCCCGCCTGGCGACAGCCGTGCCCCGCACTCCACCGAGCTGGCCGGCGCCGTCAACCACGTCCTGCCGGTCGGCGACAGCGGCTGCCCCTCGCACTACGGGCTGCTCGGCAACGACTGGGTCCGCCGGCAGATCGTCGCCGAGTTCTCCAAGGACCCGGTCACCCAAGTCGACCTGAAGAGCGGCCCGTTCCGCATCACCGTCGACTCGGCCCGGTTCACCTCCACCGGAGAGAACGGCCCCGAGCTCTACGACGGCCTCACCCTCACCACCGACGGGACCGCCCGCACCCTGTGGCACCGGGACCGGGCCGGGGCCACGGCCTTCCCGGACCACGACCCGTGGTTCGGGCTCGACGACTCCACCCGGAGCCAGACCTTCGGCGGCGAGGCGACGGTCTCCGTCCACCTCAACGACGCCGACTACTCCGCCGGGAACAACGACGACGTGATGGCCGCCGGCCGCGTCCACTGGGACCCGGCCCTCGGCTTCGGCCGCTTCACCGCGAGAATGCTCGGCGTGGACGGCGGCGAGGCCTCCGTGACCTACACCGTCACCCCCGTACAGGGCGTACCCGCCTGCCGGGTCCGCGTGGACCAGGCGGAGCTGACCTACTTCGACGACGGTACGACCCGCCCCGCGCTCTACGGTGACATCGCGGTCCGGACCGGCGACGGTACGCGCACCGCCGTCTGGTCGCGCTCCGGCTCGGACCCGTCGACCTTCCCCAACCAGGGCAACCGCAGCAACCCCGATCCGTACTTCTACCAGCGGATCGGCTCGGGAGCGACGTACGGCCCCGGACCGGTCGAGATCGGCGTGTACCTCTCGGACTACGACGCCTCCTCGGCCGACGACCTGGTCGCCCGGGGCACGGTGGCCTGGGATCCGTACACCGACCAGCCCGGTGCCCGTACCAGCGATTTCTACGGGGACGACGGCGGGCACGTGAAGGTCACCTGGACCGTCCTGTGCCCCTGATCCCGCCCGGTCCCGCCGGCCCGCCGCTCCCGCTCCGGCGGGCGCGCCCCGGTATGAGACCGTGTGCCCCCGGGAAGCCTCCGGGCGCCCCGTCCGGGCCCTGACCCGGACCGGGCGCCCGCAGCACACTCGGCGGCATGGACGACGACGCTACGGACAACCACCCACGCACGACCCACTCGCGGGCCGACCCGCAGGCCGGCCCCCAGGCCGGTTCGCGGGCGGACCCGCAGGCCGGGGACCATGCGGTGGTCCTCGGCGCGGGCATGGCGGGACTGCTGGCCGCACGGGTGCTCGCGCGGCGGTTCCCCCGGGTCACCGTGATCGAGCGGGACGAACTGCCGCAGGGCGAAGCGGTGTTCCGGCCCGGACTGCCGCAGTCCCGGCACGCGCACGTGCTGTGGTCGCGGGGCGTGGACCTGATCGAACTGATGCTGCCGGGAATCACCGGCGAACTGGTGGACGCCGGGGCCCACCTCCTCGACTCGCCGCGCGACTTCCTCTGGCTGAGCCCGGC carries:
- a CDS encoding cobalt-precorrin-6A reductase, with product MPADPPGPGHSSGRPHVLILGGTTEARRLAQSLTGGGDSPYRVTTSLAGRVAAPVLPPGGTRIGGFGGPAGLAEWIAAHRVTHLVDATHPFAERMSFNAARAAALSGVPLLALRRPGWSPGPGDDWHVADSLAGAAALLPGLGSRVFLTTGRMGLHSFAHLTEPWFLVRSVDPPDGPVPPRLEVLLARGPFALDDERELLARHRVDLLVTKDSGGSATAPKLTAAREAGIPVLVVSRPPVPQGVAAAESVDAAVRWLGGAGVPAQDDRVR
- the cobM gene encoding precorrin-4 C(11)-methyltransferase, producing MTVYFIGAGPGAADLITVRGARTLAAAPVCLYAGSLVPRELLAECPAGARLIDTARLNLDEIVEECVRAHAAGQDVARLHSGDPSIFSAVAEQMRRLDAAGIPYEVVPGVPAFAAAAAALKRELTVPTVGQTVILTRIAQQATPMPPGEDLATLGRSGALLVLHLATRYVDRVVDELLPHYGAECPVAVVAMASRPDELILRGSLADIAAQVKEAGLVRTAVILVGRTLGAEQFRDSHLYSAERDRHAC
- the cbiE gene encoding precorrin-6y C5,15-methyltransferase (decarboxylating) subunit CbiE, whose product is MSSAPPPPPVPVSVVGLGADGWDGLTAPARAALAGAEVLIGGPRQLELLPRDACGGARVAWPSPLRPAVPKLMAEHAGRRIAVLASGDPMFYGIGRALSEELGPGALHVLPHPSSVSYACARLGWPVEDTEVVTVVGRPVARLSAALYEGRRVLVLSPGAVTPNEIAALLRERGFGPSRMRVLEQLGSEHEDAYEGFAHSWEHPPGDRLNVVAVDCRRDPAAPAPRLGATPGLPDRAYEHDGQLTKRHVRAATLCALAPAPGELLWDIGGGSGSIGIEWMRTHPSCRAVTVERVAERAARITRNAAALGVPGLRVVTGAAPGALAGLPAPDAVFIGGGLTAPGLLDAAWEALAPGGRLVVNTVTLESEAVLTDRYRRHGGELVKLAVAHAVPVGGFTGWRQAMPVTQWSVTKPHPETAPTATTATTAVLPEMVDQTI
- a CDS encoding oxidoreductase, with the translated sequence MPGWKAAHIPDQSGRTAVITGANSGIGYFAARELARHGASVVLACRSASRGRAVEIGLRAEVPGADVQFMPLDLADLGTVREFAQAYARRHGSLDLLVNNAGVMALPYGRTADGFETQFGVNHLGHFALTGLLLPQLLAAAPGARVVNLSSGFHMFGDVDHEDLNGERNYRRWIAYGRSKTANLLFTHELARRLATAGSGIVAAAAHPGYASTNLHVAAAPQAGTTLTSRIAVAANGLGILIGNGVLAQSAASGALPTLYAATAPGVRPDEFIGPRFSVRGAPTRSWRAKWTLDDKSGERLWSASEKLTGVSYTSLSR
- a CDS encoding esterase/lipase family protein, with the protein product MRRSALPVPLLFTLLVALAAALVAALLAAPAAQAAAARAERRTPVVLVHGYGDTASSLDGLEDYLHSQGWLSSDLAEFGYDWAATNDSNAARFGAFLSERFGSRPVDVVAHSMGSLLTRKYLKDGGSSRVRAWVSLGGPNHGAGDAAPCGPFATFCDIHAASLADMTPGSAFLGSLNAGDETPGATRYTTFSSTCDQQIPPGDSRAPHSTELAGAVNHVLPVGDSGCPSHYGLLGNDWVRRQIVAEFSKDPVTQVDLKSGPFRITVDSARFTSTGENGPELYDGLTLTTDGTARTLWHRDRAGATAFPDHDPWFGLDDSTRSQTFGGEATVSVHLNDADYSAGNNDDVMAAGRVHWDPALGFGRFTARMLGVDGGEASVTYTVTPVQGVPACRVRVDQAELTYFDDGTTRPALYGDIAVRTGDGTRTAVWSRSGSDPSTFPNQGNRSNPDPYFYQRIGSGATYGPGPVEIGVYLSDYDASSADDLVARGTVAWDPYTDQPGARTSDFYGDDGGHVKVTWTVLCP